A single region of the Vicia villosa cultivar HV-30 ecotype Madison, WI linkage group LG4, Vvil1.0, whole genome shotgun sequence genome encodes:
- the LOC131595675 gene encoding pentatricopeptide repeat-containing protein At5g13770, chloroplastic: protein MFQPHFTHKHFLFQHFPKTTHVMAISSCSSDWSLPCTKCYTRTAFNLHAFIIPMCHFPSFNSISTSNPKHFHANFSASSHTPILEEQSSNTPLVLLDVNFSDPKKYSKPEIDQNLNDFLCGLFEDPKKDELAFDYYQRLKERPEFRPKKSTLNHVIRYLLRFKKWESFLSVSEDFKVYHVFPDVATCSRLISFCIKNRKFKIAESFLDAFSPSDEIGVLAFGSALESYNKLHMFRRTILVFEKMKSYSVVMDSRCYLHVMEAYSRLGNCDRVVELFNEFESKKLSDSNRYLGQIYGVLCESLGKSRRAFEALEYFRDMTKKGIFEYSIYSSLICSFASLREVDVVEKLVTEAKSKTTIRNPDVYLKIVLMYVEESLLDKTLEVVEAMKDADVKVSDCILCAIINGFSKRRGSLSSIKVFEKLISKGCEPGQVTYASIINAYWRIGLYTEAENVFAEMLQKGFDKCVVAYSSMIMIYGKTGKVRNAMKLVAKMKEKGCKPNVWIYNSLIDMHGKEKNLRQIEKVWNEMKRRKVAPDKITYTSIIGAYCKAKEFDKCIKLYKEYRLNKGVIDKAMAGTMIGVYSKVGMVDELVKLLQDMKMEGTGLDQRLYQSAWNAFTDAGMEVQTRWMKESFHVT, encoded by the coding sequence ATGTTCCAACCACACTTCACACACAAACATTTTCTCTTCCAACACTTTCCAAAAACCACACATGTTATGGCCATTTCATCATGTTCAtcagattggtctctaccttgCACTAAATGTTACACAAGAACAGCATTCAACTTGCATGCATTCATCATCCCCATGTGCCATTTCCCTTCTTTCAACTCAATTTCCACCTCAAATCCTAAACACTTCCATGCAAATTTCTCAGCTTCTTCTCACACCCCCATCTTAGAAGAACAGTCTTCCAACACCCCTTTGGTCCTTCTTGATGTTAACTTTTCTGACCCTAAGAAGTATTCCAAGCCAGAAATTGATCAGAATTTGAATGATTTTCTATGTGGGTTGTTTGAGGATCCAAAAAAAGATGAGCTTGCTTTTGATTACTATCAAAGACTCAAAGAGAGACCAGAGTTTAGACCAAAGAAATCAACTTTGAACCATGTGATAAGGTACTTGTTGAGATTCAAGAAATGGGAGTCTTTTTTATCAGTTTCTGAAGATTTTAAGGTTTATCATGTTTTCCCTGATGTTGCTACTTGTTCTAGGTTGATTAGTTTTTGCATTAAGAATAGAAAATTCAAGATTGCTGAGAGTTTTCTTGATGCTTTTAGCCCTAGTGATGAAATTGGTGTTTTGGCTTTTGGTTCTGCTTTGGAAAGCTATAATAAGCTTCATATGTTTAGGAGAACTATTTTGGTGTTTGAGAAAATGAAATCCTATAGTGTTGTTATGGATTCAAGATGCTATTTACATGTTATGGAAGCTTATTCGAGGCTTGGTAATTGCGATAGAGTCGTTGAATTGTTTAATGAGTTCGAAAGTAAGAAATTAAGCGACTCGAATAGGTATTTAGGTCAAATATATGGTGTTCTATGTGAGTCATTAGGGAAATCTAGAAGGGCTTTTGAAGCATTAGAGTATTTTAGAGATATGACTAAGAAAGGGATTTTCGAATACTCGATTTACTCTTCATTGATATGTTCTTTCGCGAGTTTGCGTGAGGTTGATGTTGTTGAGAAACTAGTAACCGAAGCTAAAAGCAAAACGACGATAAGGAATCCAGATGTGTATTTAAAGATTGTGTTAATGTATGTTGAAGAAAGCTTGTTGGACAAGACATTGGAAGTTGTTGAGGCGATGAAGGACGCCGATGTCAAGGTTTCCGATTGCATTTTATGTGCTATCATCAATGGTTTTAGCAAGAGAAGAGGGTCTTTGTCTTCGATTAAAGTTTTCGAGAAACTGATTTCGAAAGGCTGCGAGCCTGGTCAAGTCACGTACGCCTCGATAATAAATGCCTATTGGCGTATCGGATTATACACCGAAGCAGAGAATGTTTTCGCCGAGATGCTACAAAAGGGTTTCGATAAATGTGTCGTGGCTTACTCAAGCATGATTATGATATATGGAAAAACAGGTAAGGTTAGAAACGCAATGAAGTTGGTTGCTAAGATGAAAGAAAAAGGGTGTAAACCAAATGTATGGATTTACAATTCGTTAATCGACATGCACGGAAAAGAGAAGAATTTGAGGCAAATCGAGAAAGTTTGGAATGAAATGAAGAGAAGAAAAGTAGCACCTGATAAGATAACTTACACTAGCATCATTGGTGCTTATTGTAAAGCAAAAGAGTTTGATAAATGCATTAAACTTTATAAAGAGTATAGACTCAACAAAGGTGTGATTGATAAAGCTATGGCAGGTACTATGATTGGTGTGTACTCAAAAGTTGGTATGGTTGATGAATTGGTGAAGCTTTTGCAAGATATGAAAATGGAAGGAACTGGTTTAGATCAGAGGCTTTATCAGTCTGCATGGAATGCTTTTACAGATGCTGGAATGGAAGTTCAGACTAGATGGATGAAAGAGAGTTTTCATGTAACATAG
- the LOC131598170 gene encoding putative clathrin assembly protein At1g25240, producing the protein MRVWKRATGVLKDRCSILAAKLSPYGACRNPDLETVVIKATSHDEHGMDYKNVQKVFQWLRTSPIYLKPLLCVLSIRMTRTSNWVVALKGLMLIHGIFCFDIPMVQKMGRLPFDLSQFSDGHLSPEKGWVFNTFIRSYFAYLDHRSVNSRNDAKKLQNKKGKECEEATLLEELNNLAELQKTIDMLMQIKPRSDVNMNVVLILEAMDCVIDEIVDVYGKFSKEINRVLLRVCDIGGKEEASIGFDIARKTKSQGEKLTMHFEFCKEIGVLNNCVCPKIVEIDEEEVEELKKIMNGGEEKAIVVRDNSKQVEINGLMTVVTDHWEVFLDDVIVDVEKQHNSNGTLTIVDPNNPFVDETFSIVPYNPVQHYDLPDLISL; encoded by the coding sequence ATGAGGGTATGGAAAAGAGCTACGGGAGTTTTAAAAGATAGATGCAGCATTTTGGCTGCAAAACTTTCACCCTATGGAGCATGTAGAAACCCTGATCTTGAAACTGTTGTTATAAAAGCAACAAGCCATGATGAGCATGGTATGGATTATAAGAATGTTCAAAAAGTTTTTCAATGGCTAAGAACATCACCTATATACCTTAAACCACTTTTATGTGTACTTTCAATTAGAATGACAAGGACAAGTAATTGGGTTGTAGCACTCAAGGGTTTAATGTTAATTCATGGtattttttgttttgacataCCAATGGTTCAAAAAATGGGAAGGTTACCGTTTGATTTATCGCAATTTAGCGACGGACATTTAAGTCCTGAAAAAGGTTGGGTTTTCAACACTTTTATTCGGTCTTATTTTGCGTATTTAGATCACCGCTCGGTGAACTCGAGAAATGATGCAAagaaattacaaaacaaaaaagGGAAGGAATGCGAAGAAGCAACATTGCTCGAAGAGTTGAATAATTTAGCGGAGTTACAAAAAACGATAGACATGTTGATGCAAATAAAACCTAGGAGTGATGTGAACATGAATGTTGTTCTAATTCTTGAAGCAATGGATTGTGTGATAGATGAGATTGTTGATGTTTATGGTAAATTTAGCAAAGAGATTAATCGCGTGTTGTTAAGGGTTTGTGACATTGGTGGAAAAGAAGAAGCAAGTATTGGTTTTGATATAGCAAGAAAAACTAAATCACAAGGTGAAAAACTAACTATGCATTTTGAGTTTTGTAAAGAGATAGGTGTTCTTAACAATTGTGTGTGTCCAAAAATTGTGGAAattgatgaagaggaagttgaagaGTTAAAGAAAATAATGAATGGTGGTGAAGAGAAAGCTATTGTGGTTAGAGATAATTCTAAGCAAGTGGAGATTAATGGCTTAATGACAGTGGTTACAGATCATTGGGAGGTTTTTCTTGATGATGTTATTGTTGATGTTGAAAAACAACATAATTCTAATGGTACATTAACCATTGTTGATCCTAATAATCCTTTTGTGGATGAAACTTTTAGCATTGTTCCTTATAATCCTGTTCAACATTATGATTTACCAGATCTAATTAGTTTGTAG